Proteins encoded together in one Piliocolobus tephrosceles isolate RC106 chromosome 15, ASM277652v3, whole genome shotgun sequence window:
- the ZNF514 gene encoding zinc finger protein 514: MDSTASASPSQNPALPPERFPGEKGTTSSFLKARPQNLMTFEDVAVEFTQWEWGQLNPAQKDVYREVMLENFRNLAFLGLLVSKPYVICQLEEGGEPFIVERDISTGAYSDWERRSKSKESMPSWGISKEELFQVVSVEKHIQDVLQFSKLKAACGCDGQLEMQQIKQETRLKQMSTTHTSATTLSRDYEWNGFGRSLGLRSVLVNQHSVLMGEGPYKCDAESRQTPEGSNSQRTHPGKRSCKCNECGKSFHFQSELRRHQRCHTGEKPYECSDCRRAFGHISSLIKHQRTHTGEKPYACSECGRAFSQSSSLVLHYRFHTGEKPYRCNECGRAFGHTSSLIKHQRTHTGEKPYECRECGRTFSQSSSLIVHYRFHTGEKPYKCNKCGRAFSQSSSLTQHYRFHTGEKPYKCNECGRAFAHTASLIKHQRSHAGRKPL; this comes from the exons AACCTGATGACATTCGAAGATGTGGCTGTGGAATTCACCCAGTGGGAGTGGGGGCAGCTGAACCCTGCTCAGAAGGACGTCTACAGGGAGGTGATGCTGGAGAACTTCAGGAACCTGGCCTTTCTGG GCCTTCTAGTATCCAAACCATATGTGATCTGCCAATTGGAGGAAGGAGGCGAGCCCTTCATCGTGGAGAGAGACATCTCAACAGGGGCCTACTCAG acTGGGAGAGAAGGTCTAAATCCAAGGAATCAATGCCAAGTTGGGGAATTTCCAAAGAAGAATTATTCCAGGTAGTATCAGTGGAAAAACATATTCAAGATGTGCTGCAGTTCTCAAAGTTGAAAGCAGCCTGCGGTTGTGATGGCCAGTTAGAGATGCAGCAGATAAAACAGGAGACACGTCTGAAACAGATGTCAACCACTCACACATCTGCTACCACCCTTAGTAGAGATTACGAATGGAATGGATTTGGGAGAAGCTTAGGTTTAAGATCAGTCCTTGTTAACCAACACAGTGTTTTAATGGGAGAAGGCCCTTATAAATGTGATGCAGAATCCAGGCAGACTCCAGAGGGAAGTAACTCTCAGAGAACCCATCCAGGGAAGAGATCTTGTAAATGCAATGAATGTGGGAAGTCCTTTCACTTCCAGTCAGAACTCCGGCGCCATCAGCGATGtcacactggagaaaagcccTATGAATGCAGTGACTGTAGAAGAGCCTTTGGTCATATTTCATCCCTTATTAAACATCAAAGAACTCATACTGGGGAAAAGCCCTATGCATGCAGTGAATGTGGGAGAGCCTTCAGCCAGAGCTCATCTCTTGTTCTGCACTATAGATTTCACACGGGAGAGAAACCCTACAGATGTAATGAGTGTGGACGAGCCTTTGGCCACACTTCCTCCCTTATTAAGCACCAGAGGACTCATACTGGAGAAAAGCCCTATGAATGCAGGGAATGTGGGAGGACCTTCAGCCAGAGCTCATCACTCATTGTGCATTACAGatttcatactggagagaaaccttacaaatgtaataAATGTGGGAGAGCCTTCAGCCAGAGTTCATCTCTCACTCAACATTACAGatttcacactggagagaaaccctacaaatgtaacGAGTGTGGAAGGGCCTTTGCTCATACTGCATCCCTTATTAAACATCAGAGAAGTCATGCTGGAAGAAAACCCCTATGA